A genomic region of Mesobacillus jeotgali contains the following coding sequences:
- a CDS encoding ubiquitin-like small modifier protein 1, translating into MQVKVFANLREICGGVTVEVKPDGDRVMDVLDKMCEMFPDLHEEIFTEEKTLKPFVHVYINGRNIVHDQDLETHVKESDQFALFPPVAGG; encoded by the coding sequence ATGCAGGTTAAGGTATTTGCTAATCTTAGGGAGATTTGCGGAGGCGTGACCGTCGAAGTGAAGCCTGATGGAGACCGGGTAATGGACGTGCTTGATAAAATGTGCGAAATGTTCCCGGATTTGCACGAAGAAATTTTTACAGAAGAGAAAACGCTCAAGCCATTTGTACATGTATATATTAATGGCCGTAACATTGTCCATGATCAAGATCTTGAAACTCATGTAAAAGAAAGCGACCAGTTCGCGCTGTTTCCTCCGGTTGCCGGTGGCTGA
- a CDS encoding selenium metabolism-associated LysR family transcriptional regulator: MNLKKLEAFIMVVEKNSFSEAAAALKSSQPSVSLKIKSLEDELGFELLDRGAAGIRPTPAGMLVYTAAKDIANRWRTLEDELGEFQGTLTGTLTIGASTIPGTYLLPGWVKSFRSLFQKVDVKIEIGDSKKVLEKLQNHQIDAAIIGMKVESRLLKSNPVAVDSLVLVTPEDHPLIDTASADFSQIQQYDFVLREEGSGTRKMMERYLAEKGLSLEDLRVAVSIGSTESVIAAVEAGLGISFISKLAAMPAERAGRIKIVDTFEPYEREFYLVTQTDAENRPIIRQFSNIVD; encoded by the coding sequence ATGAATCTAAAAAAGCTAGAGGCATTCATAATGGTTGTCGAAAAGAATAGTTTTTCTGAAGCAGCGGCTGCGCTTAAAAGCTCACAGCCTTCTGTCAGCCTGAAAATCAAAAGCCTTGAAGATGAGCTGGGATTTGAACTGCTTGACAGGGGAGCGGCAGGAATCAGGCCGACGCCTGCAGGAATGCTTGTTTATACAGCGGCAAAGGACATTGCCAATCGATGGAGGACTCTAGAGGACGAACTCGGTGAATTTCAGGGAACTTTGACAGGCACACTGACAATTGGTGCGAGTACCATACCAGGAACCTATTTGCTTCCCGGCTGGGTTAAAAGTTTCCGTAGCCTTTTTCAAAAGGTGGACGTCAAAATCGAAATTGGGGATTCGAAAAAAGTTCTTGAAAAACTGCAAAACCACCAGATTGATGCTGCAATCATCGGGATGAAGGTCGAGTCCCGATTGTTAAAAAGCAATCCGGTTGCAGTCGATTCCCTTGTTTTAGTCACTCCAGAAGATCACCCATTAATCGATACGGCTTCCGCAGATTTTTCGCAAATTCAACAATATGATTTCGTCCTCCGTGAAGAAGGATCGGGCACACGCAAAATGATGGAGCGTTACTTAGCCGAAAAAGGCCTGTCGCTTGAAGATTTGAGAGTTGCCGTATCAATTGGGAGCACGGAGTCTGTCATCGCTGCGGTTGAAGCGGGACTGGGCATCAGTTTTATTTCTAAGCTGGCGGCTATGCCTGCAGAAAGAGCTGGCCGCATCAAAATCGTCGATACTTTCGAACCATACGAGAGGGAATTTTATCTCGTGACCCAAACAGATGCTGAAAATCGGCCGATCATCAGACAGTTTTCAAATATAGTCGATTAA